A single Amphiprion ocellaris isolate individual 3 ecotype Okinawa chromosome 1, ASM2253959v1, whole genome shotgun sequence DNA region contains:
- the ccne1 gene encoding G1/S-specific cyclin-E1, producing the protein MRGQREETEPKSVAPEAPKENTVRPRKRKADVAIHLQDLDEEVAEVTKKKQRDREVGWSPNAGYTSPHRWIPTPDQEEYQPVSLLNAGFPHYIFNNIFVTPVHCAPLPALCWASKDVVWNNMLEKDKTYTRDVHMMEKHPHLQPKMRAILLDWLMEVSEVYKLHRETYHLAQDYFDRFMATQRNVFKSTLQLIGITCLFIAAKVEEMYPPKVHQFAYVTDEVCTEDEILSMEVIIMKELNWILSPQTPISWLNVYMQVAYLKETDELLIPRYPQATFTQIAELLDLCMLDIRCLEFSNGILAASALFHFSSVELVENVSALKRVEVEECVRWMVPFAMALREFGGSSMKTFTGIPAEDMHNIQTHAPYLTWLDKAYSYQDVELERHGNCPVPSGVLTPPLSSEKTEELVRMDAAVLKIRPRMRTPSPLRNLPQ; encoded by the exons ATGCGAGGACAACG GGAAGAGACAGAACCGAAATCTGTCGCTCCCGAGGCGCCCAAGGAAAACACAGTCCGACCTAGAAAGAGGAAGGCAGATGTTGCCATT CATTTACAAGATCTGGATGAAGAAGTAGCAGAGGTGACGAAGAAGAAGCAGCGTGACCGTGAG gtGGGGTGGAGTCCCAATGCTGGTTACACAAGTCCACACAGGTGGATCCCCACGCCTGATCAGGAAGAGTACCAACCAGTTTCCCTGTTGAACGCGGGCTTCCCTCACTACATCTTTAACAACATATTTGTAACCCCTGTACATTGTGCTCCACTCCCTGCACTGTG CTGGGCCAGTAAGGATGTGGTGTGGAACAACATGCTGGAGAAGGATAAGACCTACACCAGGGACGTCCacatgatggaaaaacatcctCATCTGCAGCCCAAGATGAGGGCAATTCTCCTGGACTGGCTCATGGAG GTGAGTGAGGTGTACAAACTGCACAGGGAGACATATCACCTCGCTCAGGACTACTTTGATCGCTTCATGGCAACACAGAGAAACGTCTTTAAATCCACGCTTCAACTCATAGGCATCACCTGTCTTTTCATTGCTGCCAAAGTAGAG GAGATGTATCCTCCCAAGGTCCACCAGTTTGCCTATGTTACTGATGAAGTCTGCACAGAAGATGAGATCCTTTCAATGGAAGTCATTATTATGAAG GAGCTGAATTGGATTCTCAGCCCTCAGACTCCCATCTCCTGGCTCAATGTTTATATGCAGGTGGCCTACCTGAAAGAGACGGATGAGCTGCTCATCCCCCGATACCCTCAGGCTACCTTCACACAGATTGCAGAG tTGTTGGACCTGTGTATGCTAGATATACGTTGTCTTGAGTTTTCCAATGGCATCCTTGCTGCTTCAGCACTGTTTCATTTCTCCTCTGTAGAGCTGGTGGAAAATGTCTCAG CTCTGAAGAGGGTTGAGGTGGAAGAGTGTGTCCGGTGGATGGTGCCATTTGCCATGGCGCTGCGAGAATTTGGCgggtcctctatgaaaacattCACAGGAATCCCAGCAGAGGACATGCACAACATCCAGACCCACGCTCCCTATCTTACATGGCTG GACAAGGCCTACTCTTACCAGGATGTGGAGTTGGAGCGTCATGGCAACTGTCCTGTCCCTTCAGGCGTCCTGACTCCACCTCTGAGCAGTGAGAAAACTGAAGAGTTGGTTCGAATGGATGCTGCAGTACTGAAAATCAGACCAAGGATGCGTACTCCATCTCCACTAAGGAACCTTCCCCAGTAG